In Sideroxyarcus emersonii, one DNA window encodes the following:
- a CDS encoding electron transport complex subunit E, with protein sequence MTLHEFKDILHNGVWKQNTGVVQLLGLCPLLAVSSTVVNGVSLGLATAVVMALSGAAIAPIRNYVPNEIRIPVFILIIAVLVTVVQYLMNAYMYGLYVVLGIFIPLIVTNCIVLARVEAFASKNALLPSALDGFAMGLGLTAVLAVLGGIRELLGKGTLLSGIDLALGDMAKDWVLHVLPNYKGFLLAILPPGAFIGLGCLIAGKNWLNLRAERQRKSGATVTPIEAGCTPAMH encoded by the coding sequence ATGACCCTTCATGAATTCAAGGATATCCTGCATAACGGCGTGTGGAAGCAGAATACCGGCGTGGTGCAACTGCTCGGCCTGTGCCCGTTGCTGGCGGTCAGCAGCACGGTGGTCAACGGCGTCAGCCTGGGACTGGCAACGGCAGTGGTGATGGCCCTGAGCGGCGCAGCCATCGCCCCCATCCGCAATTACGTGCCGAACGAGATCCGCATCCCCGTGTTCATCCTCATCATCGCGGTGCTGGTCACCGTGGTGCAGTATCTGATGAACGCCTACATGTACGGCTTGTATGTGGTGCTGGGCATCTTCATCCCGCTGATCGTCACCAACTGCATCGTGCTGGCGCGCGTGGAAGCCTTCGCCTCCAAGAACGCGCTGCTGCCTTCCGCCCTCGACGGTTTCGCCATGGGGCTGGGACTGACCGCCGTGCTGGCGGTGCTTGGAGGAATCCGCGAGTTGCTGGGCAAGGGCACCCTGCTGTCCGGTATCGACCTCGCATTGGGCGATATGGCCAAGGACTGGGTATTGCACGTGCTGCCCAACTACAAAGGCTTCCTGCTCGCCATCCTGCCTCCCGGCGCCTTCATCGGCCTGGGCTGCCTCATCGCGGGCAAGAACTGGCTCAACCTGCGTGCCGAACGCCAGCGAAAGAGCGGCGCGACGGTCACTCCCATCGAAGCCGGCTGCACTCCCGCAATGCATTAA
- the rsxA gene encoding electron transport complex subunit RsxA: MTEYLLILVSTVLVNNIVMVKILGLCPFMGVSKKLEAAIGMGAATTFVLTLGSGASYLIEHYLLGPDLAYLTTLSFIVVIAGIVQFTEMAIKKTSPELYQILGIYLPLITTNCAVLGIPLLNVQAKHDFMQSLLFGFGGALGFTLVMILFAGIRERLEGADVPGIFKGSAIAMVTAGLMSLSFMGFSGLVK, translated from the coding sequence ATGACCGAATATCTACTCATCCTCGTCAGCACGGTGTTGGTGAACAACATCGTGATGGTGAAGATTCTCGGATTGTGCCCGTTCATGGGCGTATCCAAGAAACTGGAAGCCGCCATCGGCATGGGCGCAGCCACGACCTTCGTACTCACGCTGGGTTCCGGCGCCAGCTACCTGATCGAACATTACCTGCTCGGCCCCGATCTCGCTTACCTCACCACGCTTTCGTTCATCGTGGTCATCGCCGGCATCGTGCAATTCACCGAAATGGCGATCAAGAAGACCAGCCCCGAGCTGTACCAGATCCTCGGCATCTACCTGCCGCTGATCACCACCAACTGCGCGGTGCTCGGCATTCCCCTGCTCAATGTGCAGGCAAAACACGATTTCATGCAGTCGCTGTTGTTCGGCTTTGGCGGCGCGCTGGGCTTCACGCTGGTGATGATCCTGTTCGCCGGTATCCGCGAACGGCTGGAAGGCGCCGATGTGCCCGGCATCTTCAAGGGGTCGGCCATTGCCATGGTCACCGCCGGATTGATGAGCTTGTCATTCATGGGGTTCTCGGGCCTGGTGAAATGA
- the rsxD gene encoding electron transport complex subunit RsxD, producing MWSSPFITQPSSVSQIMLRVLLALIPGIALYVWYFGPAILVSIALASATALATEAVMLKLRNRPIKPFLSDNSALLTAWLLALSIPPLAPWWMVVVGTAFAIAISKHLYGGLGNNPFNPAMIGYAVLIISFPVHMTHWLTPHALGGAELTFGEQLGYIFNGALPAGLTLDAVTMATPLDTLKTQLHLGLSVDNIRDMPIYGRLAGKGSEMVAVGFAIGGLYLLFIRIISWHLPVAFLAALFATAGVFHLVDPVHYVTPLFHWFSGAAMLGAFFILTDPVTSPTTPRGKLIFAAGAGLLTYLIRAFGGYPDGMAFATLLMNICVPLIDAWTQPKVFGKKGGGK from the coding sequence ATGTGGAGTTCACCCTTTATCACCCAGCCCAGCAGCGTCAGCCAGATCATGCTGCGCGTGCTGCTCGCACTGATTCCCGGCATCGCGCTGTACGTCTGGTATTTCGGCCCGGCGATCCTGGTCTCGATCGCGCTGGCCTCGGCCACGGCGCTGGCGACCGAGGCGGTCATGCTCAAACTGCGCAACCGGCCCATCAAACCGTTCCTGAGCGACAACAGCGCCTTGCTCACCGCCTGGTTGCTGGCACTCTCCATCCCGCCGCTCGCCCCATGGTGGATGGTGGTGGTCGGCACCGCTTTCGCCATCGCCATCTCCAAACACCTGTACGGCGGCCTGGGCAACAACCCGTTCAATCCGGCGATGATCGGCTATGCCGTGCTCATCATCTCTTTCCCGGTACATATGACGCACTGGCTCACGCCACATGCGCTGGGGGGCGCCGAACTGACCTTCGGCGAACAACTGGGCTACATCTTCAACGGCGCACTGCCCGCGGGACTGACGCTGGATGCAGTGACCATGGCAACCCCGCTGGATACGCTGAAGACGCAGCTGCATCTCGGACTGTCGGTAGACAACATCCGCGACATGCCGATCTACGGCCGCCTCGCAGGCAAGGGCAGCGAGATGGTGGCGGTCGGTTTCGCGATTGGCGGCCTTTACCTGCTGTTCATCCGCATCATCTCCTGGCACCTGCCGGTGGCGTTCCTCGCCGCCCTGTTCGCCACGGCAGGTGTCTTCCACCTGGTCGATCCGGTGCATTACGTCACACCATTGTTCCACTGGTTCTCCGGCGCGGCGATGCTGGGTGCCTTCTTCATTCTGACCGATCCGGTCACTTCGCCGACCACCCCCAGGGGCAAGCTGATCTTTGCCGCCGGCGCCGGACTGCTCACCTACCTCATCCGCGCTTTCGGCGGCTATCCCGACGGCATGGCCTTTGCCACACTGCTGATGAACATCTGCGTGCCGCTGATCGATGCCTGGACGCAGCCCAAAGTGTTCGGCAAGAAAGGGGGCGGTAAATGA
- the rsxB gene encoding electron transport complex subunit RsxB produces MISALWVMVGISLLLGAVLGFSAIKFKVEGNPLVEKIDAVLPQTQCGQCGYPGCKPYAEAIAKGEAGINKCPPGGDEGIHKLADLLGVEYVPFGEGTAPKPKAVAFIDEQTCIGCTLCLQACPVDAIVGAAKQMHTIIASECTGCELCIAPCPVDCISMQPLGEDITNWKWQYPTIPLVQVAAR; encoded by the coding sequence ATGATCTCTGCACTCTGGGTGATGGTCGGCATTTCCCTGCTGCTTGGCGCAGTGCTGGGATTTTCCGCCATCAAGTTCAAGGTCGAAGGCAATCCGCTGGTGGAGAAGATCGACGCCGTGCTGCCGCAGACGCAATGCGGCCAGTGCGGCTATCCCGGCTGCAAGCCTTATGCCGAGGCGATCGCCAAGGGCGAGGCCGGCATCAACAAATGCCCGCCCGGCGGCGACGAAGGGATACACAAGCTGGCCGACCTGCTCGGCGTGGAATATGTACCGTTCGGCGAAGGTACCGCGCCCAAACCCAAAGCCGTCGCATTCATCGACGAACAGACCTGCATCGGCTGCACCCTGTGCCTGCAGGCCTGCCCGGTGGATGCCATCGTCGGCGCCGCGAAACAGATGCATACCATCATCGCATCCGAATGCACCGGCTGCGAGCTGTGCATCGCCCCCTGCCCGGTGGATTGCATCAGCATGCAGCCCCTCGGGGAAGACATCACCAACTGGAAGTGGCAATACCCGACCATTCCCCTCGTACAGGTCGCCGCACGATGA
- a CDS encoding STAS/SEC14 domain-containing protein, whose protein sequence is MGIRGSAPSPDHQTSPGPATDFTLSVEYLARHHAIKVTPKGTLTLEGNNQLVAAALAASSQYGTNRILVDDRDIDLDMNFTNIYDLPENNQNLGVNHLLRVALVFKPSAETRRLFKFYEDCSYVRDFQHRVFVDEEEALQWLTATANPGHF, encoded by the coding sequence ATGGGCATTCGTGGATCTGCGCCGTCTCCCGACCATCAAACATCGCCGGGACCGGCCACTGATTTCACATTGTCTGTCGAATATCTGGCCCGCCACCACGCAATCAAAGTCACCCCCAAAGGGACTTTAACCCTGGAAGGCAACAACCAGCTGGTTGCTGCCGCCTTGGCTGCAAGTTCCCAGTACGGAACAAACCGTATCCTGGTCGACGACCGGGATATCGATCTGGATATGAACTTCACGAATATCTACGACCTGCCAGAGAACAATCAGAATCTCGGGGTCAATCATCTATTACGCGTCGCTCTCGTTTTCAAGCCTTCTGCAGAAACCAGAAGGTTGTTCAAATTCTATGAAGACTGCTCCTATGTCAGGGATTTTCAACACCGCGTATTTGTTGATGAGGAAGAGGCACTGCAATGGCTGACAGCGACTGCCAACCCGGGGCATTTCTAG
- the rsxG gene encoding electron transport complex subunit RsxG: MKRIARSTLQTAANLVFFAIIGTAILASVFFLTHDRIVKSEEGEKLKLIMQIVPSALFDNDIIQDKLDVPASELLGTGGPTVAYRARLKGEPSAVVLEAVAPDGYSGKIALILAVRANGELAGVRVVAHKETPGLGDYIELPKSPWIKGFDGKSREVYKDADWKVKKDGGQFDYMAGATITPRAVVKAVNKALIYFGENRDKLFSANEPKKETNK, from the coding sequence ATGAAGCGCATCGCCCGTTCCACCCTGCAGACCGCCGCCAACCTGGTGTTCTTCGCCATCATCGGCACTGCGATCCTGGCTTCGGTGTTCTTCCTGACGCACGACAGGATCGTGAAGAGCGAAGAAGGCGAGAAGCTGAAGCTGATCATGCAGATCGTACCGTCGGCGCTGTTCGACAACGACATCATCCAGGACAAACTGGATGTGCCCGCCAGCGAATTGCTGGGTACCGGCGGCCCGACCGTCGCCTATCGAGCCAGGCTCAAGGGTGAGCCTTCCGCCGTGGTGCTGGAGGCTGTCGCACCGGACGGTTACAGCGGCAAGATCGCCTTGATCCTGGCGGTGCGAGCCAATGGCGAACTCGCCGGCGTGCGCGTGGTGGCACACAAGGAAACGCCCGGGCTGGGCGACTACATCGAGCTGCCGAAGAGCCCCTGGATCAAGGGTTTCGACGGAAAGTCGCGCGAGGTGTATAAAGACGCTGACTGGAAAGTCAAAAAGGACGGCGGCCAGTTCGACTATATGGCGGGTGCAACCATCACCCCCCGCGCGGTGGTCAAGGCGGTCAACAAGGCATTGATCTATTTCGGCGAAAACCGCGATAAACTGTTCTCGGCGAACGAACCGAAGAAGGAGACGAACAAATGA
- a CDS encoding potassium transporter Kup — protein sequence MSETQTKQKLSGLLLGAIGVVYGDIGTSPLYALKETFAGHHPLAVTEANVLGVLSVMFWTIMLLVSLKYVIVIMRADNHGEGGSLALLSLASELTSGSTRTKWFIGILGVFAAALFYGDSMITPAISVLSAVEGLDVVAPQLGHYVLPITLSVLTALFLVQKHGTGAMGLAFGPIMVFWFASLGILGGLSIARHPDVLWALNPLNAIHFLVIDPQLSFLTLGSVVLAVTGGEALYTDMGHFGKFPIRLTWFTFVLPALTLNYFGQGALLLQNPQAIENPFYLLAPGWALLPMVLLATAATVIASQAVISGAFSVARQSVQMGLLPRMEIRQTSDKAQGQIYAPLTNWTLYLAVIYLVLTFQSSSNLAAAYGIAVTGTMTIDTILVAFVLAAWRWSPLLVVPLIGTFLTVDLAYFSANALKIPQGGWFPLGIAALSFTVLTTWKLGRKLLFDEIARQAIPIQVVLDSADGVSRAQGTAIFLTAIGEGAPSALLHNLKHNQVLHERNILLTVIVEDKPYVTKGNRLLINDMGKGFYRLRVFYGFMETPDIPAALELCAKQGLVFDMMNTSFFISHAVIVTGTGPGMMHWRKRLFLALSRNAMNAAEFFNIPTNRVIEMGTRIEI from the coding sequence ATGAGCGAAACACAAACAAAGCAGAAATTATCCGGCCTGTTGCTGGGCGCGATAGGCGTGGTGTACGGGGACATCGGTACCAGCCCGCTGTATGCATTGAAAGAGACCTTTGCCGGACATCATCCGCTTGCGGTGACGGAAGCCAACGTACTCGGCGTGCTCTCCGTGATGTTCTGGACCATCATGCTGCTGGTGTCGCTCAAGTACGTGATCGTCATCATGCGGGCAGACAATCACGGCGAGGGCGGCTCGCTGGCCTTGCTCTCCTTGGCCAGCGAACTGACCTCCGGCAGCACCAGGACAAAATGGTTCATCGGGATACTCGGCGTATTCGCCGCCGCCCTGTTCTATGGCGACAGCATGATCACCCCGGCGATCTCGGTACTCTCCGCCGTCGAGGGCCTGGATGTCGTCGCTCCCCAGCTCGGTCACTATGTCCTGCCCATCACGCTCTCGGTATTGACCGCGCTGTTCCTCGTGCAAAAGCATGGCACCGGCGCAATGGGGCTGGCGTTCGGCCCGATCATGGTCTTCTGGTTCGCCAGCCTGGGCATCCTGGGCGGCCTGTCCATCGCCAGGCATCCGGATGTGCTATGGGCGCTCAACCCGCTCAATGCAATCCACTTCCTGGTCATCGACCCGCAGCTATCGTTTCTGACGCTTGGTTCGGTGGTGCTCGCCGTTACGGGCGGCGAAGCGCTGTATACCGACATGGGACATTTCGGGAAATTCCCGATCCGGCTGACCTGGTTCACGTTCGTGCTGCCCGCTTTGACATTGAACTATTTCGGGCAAGGCGCATTGTTGTTGCAGAACCCGCAAGCCATCGAGAACCCGTTCTACCTGCTCGCCCCGGGATGGGCGCTGCTCCCCATGGTGCTGCTCGCCACGGCAGCCACGGTGATCGCCTCGCAGGCGGTGATCTCCGGCGCCTTCTCGGTAGCCCGGCAATCGGTGCAGATGGGGCTGCTGCCGCGCATGGAAATCCGCCAGACCTCGGATAAGGCGCAAGGACAGATTTATGCCCCCCTGACGAACTGGACGCTCTATCTGGCGGTCATCTACCTGGTGCTGACCTTCCAGAGCTCCAGCAACCTGGCGGCGGCATATGGCATCGCCGTCACCGGCACGATGACGATCGACACCATACTGGTCGCGTTTGTCCTCGCTGCGTGGCGCTGGTCGCCGCTGCTCGTCGTCCCGCTCATCGGCACCTTCCTGACTGTCGACCTGGCTTATTTTTCCGCCAACGCACTCAAGATCCCCCAGGGCGGCTGGTTCCCGCTCGGCATCGCGGCGCTTTCATTCACCGTGCTCACCACCTGGAAGCTGGGGCGTAAACTGCTGTTCGACGAGATCGCGCGCCAGGCCATCCCCATCCAGGTGGTACTGGATAGCGCCGACGGCGTGAGCCGGGCGCAAGGCACCGCCATCTTCCTCACCGCCATCGGGGAAGGCGCCCCCTCCGCGCTGCTGCACAACCTCAAGCACAACCAGGTGCTGCATGAACGCAACATCCTGCTGACCGTGATCGTCGAGGACAAACCTTACGTCACCAAGGGCAACCGCCTGCTGATCAACGACATGGGCAAAGGTTTTTACAGGCTGCGCGTTTTCTACGGCTTCATGGAAACGCCGGACATCCCGGCCGCGCTGGAATTGTGTGCCAAGCAGGGACTGGTCTTCGACATGATGAACACCTCGTTCTTCATCTCGCATGCCGTGATCGTCACCGGCACGGGTCCGGGCATGATGCACTGGCGCAAACGCCTGTTCCTCGCCTTGTCCAGGAACGCCATGAATGCCGCCGAATTCTTCAATATCCCCACCAATCGGGTCATCGAAATGGGAACGCGTATCGAAATATGA
- a CDS encoding potassium transporter Kup — translation MNQPSKASNGALALAALGVVYGDIGTSPLYAFKEAFTGTHGLTPTEPNVLATLSALFWAMMLIISIKYVWIMLKFDNDGEGGVLALTALANRSAKGAARWTTWIVTAGIFAAALFYGDALITPAISVLSAVEGLSVATPAFEKFIVPITVGVLAGLFFIQRHGTGSMGKLFGPVTLLWFTALAVLGALSIAQNPTVLSAVNPVYAIDFALEHPAGMFLLLSAVFLALTGGEALYADMGHFGAKPVRLAWYGLVCPALLINYFGQGALVLRSADAIQNPFYLLSPDWFLLPLVALATAATVIASQATISGAYSMTLQAMRMGYLPRLYIQHTSDSQRGQIYIPAVNWMMMVGVIVLVFQFGSSSALAAAYGIAVSGTMIITTVLTVFVALMLPGRMRILMLPALLIFALLELMFFSSNLTKIASGGWMPLALGLLIFLLLSTWKRGSTLIAEQRRKLDIPMALFISGTQPEVPRVPGTAVYLTADPTMVPSALFHNLKHFKVLHEQTLFLHVVTADVPYIEMKQRMQVNQLAPGMYNVALHFGFRQEVDIPASLQGLSAHGIQLEPMSTTFFIARSNVADGPGGMPAWRSSLFSWMTRQSEGAASFFNLPANQVVELGTKVML, via the coding sequence ATGAATCAACCAAGCAAAGCTTCCAATGGCGCTCTGGCGCTGGCCGCGCTCGGCGTGGTGTACGGCGACATCGGCACCAGCCCGCTGTACGCCTTCAAGGAAGCATTCACCGGCACGCACGGACTGACCCCCACCGAACCCAATGTGCTGGCGACGCTGTCCGCACTGTTCTGGGCGATGATGCTGATCATCTCGATCAAGTATGTGTGGATCATGCTCAAGTTCGACAACGACGGCGAAGGCGGCGTGCTCGCCTTGACCGCGCTGGCAAACCGTTCGGCGAAGGGCGCCGCGCGCTGGACGACATGGATCGTCACGGCGGGCATCTTCGCCGCCGCCCTGTTCTACGGCGATGCGCTCATCACCCCTGCCATCTCGGTGCTCTCAGCCGTCGAAGGGCTCAGTGTCGCCACCCCGGCCTTCGAAAAATTCATCGTCCCGATCACCGTCGGCGTGCTCGCCGGCCTGTTCTTCATCCAGCGCCACGGCACCGGCAGCATGGGCAAGCTGTTCGGCCCGGTCACGCTGCTGTGGTTCACCGCGCTGGCGGTGCTGGGCGCGCTCAGCATCGCGCAGAACCCCACGGTGTTGAGTGCCGTCAATCCCGTATACGCCATCGACTTCGCGCTGGAGCATCCTGCAGGCATGTTCCTGCTGCTGTCCGCGGTCTTCCTGGCCCTCACCGGCGGCGAAGCACTGTATGCCGACATGGGGCATTTCGGCGCCAAACCGGTCAGGCTGGCCTGGTATGGCCTGGTCTGCCCGGCCTTGCTGATCAACTATTTCGGACAAGGCGCCCTGGTTCTGCGCTCGGCCGACGCGATCCAAAATCCGTTCTACCTGCTGTCTCCCGACTGGTTCCTGCTGCCGCTGGTCGCGCTGGCCACCGCCGCCACGGTGATCGCTTCGCAAGCCACCATCTCCGGCGCCTATTCGATGACGCTGCAGGCCATGCGCATGGGCTACCTGCCGCGCCTGTACATCCAGCACACTTCCGATTCGCAGCGCGGCCAGATCTACATTCCCGCCGTGAACTGGATGATGATGGTCGGCGTCATCGTCCTCGTATTCCAGTTCGGCTCCTCCAGCGCGCTCGCCGCCGCCTACGGCATCGCCGTCTCCGGCACCATGATCATCACCACCGTGCTGACGGTGTTCGTCGCCCTGATGCTGCCGGGACGCATGCGCATCCTGATGTTGCCTGCCTTGCTGATATTTGCCCTGCTGGAACTGATGTTCTTCAGCTCCAACCTGACCAAGATCGCCAGCGGGGGCTGGATGCCGCTGGCACTTGGACTGCTGATCTTCCTGCTGCTGTCGACCTGGAAGCGCGGCAGCACGCTGATCGCCGAACAGCGGCGCAAACTGGACATCCCGATGGCGCTGTTCATCTCGGGAACGCAACCCGAGGTGCCGCGCGTACCGGGCACAGCGGTCTACCTGACCGCCGATCCGACCATGGTACCCAGCGCCCTGTTCCACAACCTGAAACACTTCAAGGTACTGCACGAACAGACGCTGTTCCTGCATGTGGTGACTGCCGATGTACCCTATATCGAAATGAAGCAGCGCATGCAGGTGAACCAGCTGGCACCCGGCATGTACAACGTGGCCCTGCATTTCGGTTTCCGCCAGGAAGTCGACATCCCCGCCTCGCTGCAAGGATTGTCTGCGCATGGCATACAGCTCGAACCGATGAGCACGACCTTCTTCATCGCCCGCTCCAATGTGGCCGATGGACCAGGTGGCATGCCCGCCTGGCGCTCCTCCCTGTTCTCCTGGATGACGCGCCAGTCCGAAGGGGCGGCCAGCTTCTTCAACCTGCCAGCCAACCAGGTGGTCGAACTCGGCACCAAGGTCATGCTGTGA
- the rsxC gene encoding electron transport complex subunit RsxC, which produces MRSLFKFHGGVHPPTHKAESTGSPIAQAALPSKLVIPLHQHVGNRAVPVVQVGEHVLKGQLIGRPEGRLSSAVHASTSGTVSAIDMQLVAHQSGLPDLCITLVPDGKDEWIAHSGVDYRQTAHTDLRHLLRQAGVVGLGGAVFPSDMKSYSHKHKIKTLVLNGAECEPYITCDDMLMRERAGDILRGAEVLRELLYAEEVLIGIEDNKPEAIAAMQQAVLDDRHAHMEVIPVPTLYPGGGAKQLIRVLTGIEVAAGVRSTEMGVQCFNVATAYCVWRAIAFGEPLLSRIVTVTGNVEHAQNFEVLLGTPVDELVAQAGSKPDTDRHIMGGPMMGVDLPSGSVGVTKATNCIIEASPRLFPPLPPALPCIRCTRCADVCPAELQPQDLYWFAKAKDFGKAQEYHLFDCIECGACAYVCPSHIPLVQYYRFAKSEIWQRERESQAAELARERHEFRLMRIEREKQEKAERLAQKEKAALAAKAAAPAPVPEPAIAVAAATADPDDTLQMRIDAAVARAKEQAAAAHPKNTDALTAEQQAEIAAIEARRAKIREMAAHAGADDEPPKSNQG; this is translated from the coding sequence ATGAGATCGCTGTTCAAATTCCACGGCGGCGTACACCCGCCCACGCACAAGGCCGAATCGACCGGCAGCCCCATTGCACAGGCCGCGCTCCCATCGAAGCTGGTCATCCCGCTGCATCAGCACGTGGGCAATCGTGCCGTGCCGGTGGTGCAGGTCGGTGAACACGTGCTCAAGGGACAGCTCATCGGCAGACCGGAAGGACGCCTGTCCAGTGCAGTACACGCCTCGACCTCCGGCACGGTGAGCGCCATCGACATGCAACTGGTGGCACACCAGTCCGGCCTGCCGGACCTGTGCATCACCCTCGTTCCGGACGGCAAGGACGAATGGATCGCGCACAGCGGCGTGGATTACCGGCAGACTGCGCATACCGACCTGCGCCACCTGTTGCGCCAGGCTGGCGTGGTCGGCCTCGGCGGCGCGGTGTTCCCCAGCGACATGAAGTCGTATTCCCACAAGCACAAGATCAAGACGCTGGTGCTCAACGGTGCCGAGTGCGAGCCTTACATCACCTGCGACGACATGCTGATGCGCGAGCGCGCCGGCGACATCCTGCGCGGCGCCGAAGTGTTGCGCGAACTGCTTTATGCCGAAGAAGTGCTGATCGGCATCGAGGACAACAAGCCCGAAGCCATCGCCGCGATGCAACAGGCCGTGCTGGACGACCGGCATGCGCATATGGAAGTGATCCCCGTCCCCACGCTGTATCCGGGCGGCGGCGCCAAGCAGCTCATCCGCGTGCTGACCGGCATCGAGGTCGCCGCGGGCGTGCGCTCCACCGAGATGGGGGTGCAGTGTTTCAACGTCGCCACCGCCTATTGCGTGTGGCGCGCCATCGCCTTCGGCGAGCCGTTGCTGTCCCGCATCGTCACCGTGACCGGCAACGTCGAGCATGCGCAGAATTTCGAGGTGCTGCTCGGCACGCCGGTGGACGAACTGGTCGCACAGGCCGGCAGCAAGCCGGATACCGATCGTCACATCATGGGCGGCCCGATGATGGGGGTGGACCTGCCCTCTGGTTCTGTCGGCGTGACCAAGGCGACCAACTGCATCATCGAGGCATCGCCCAGGCTGTTCCCGCCGCTGCCGCCCGCGCTGCCCTGCATCCGCTGCACGCGCTGTGCCGATGTCTGCCCGGCCGAGCTGCAGCCGCAGGACCTGTACTGGTTCGCCAAGGCCAAGGACTTCGGCAAGGCGCAGGAATACCACCTGTTCGACTGCATCGAATGCGGTGCCTGCGCTTATGTCTGCCCCAGCCATATCCCGCTGGTCCAGTATTACCGTTTCGCCAAGAGCGAGATCTGGCAGCGCGAACGCGAGAGCCAGGCCGCCGAACTGGCGCGCGAGCGTCACGAATTCAGGCTGATGCGCATTGAACGCGAAAAGCAGGAAAAAGCGGAACGCCTGGCACAGAAGGAAAAGGCCGCGCTCGCCGCCAAAGCCGCTGCGCCTGCGCCCGTACCGGAACCCGCTATCGCCGTCGCTGCGGCCACGGCCGATCCGGACGATACCCTGCAGATGCGCATCGACGCCGCGGTAGCGCGCGCCAAGGAACAGGCCGCCGCCGCGCACCCGAAGAACACCGACGCCCTCACCGCCGAGCAACAGGCCGAGATCGCCGCGATCGAAGCACGCCGCGCCAAGATCCGCGAGATGGCGGCACATGCCGGTGCGGACGACGAACCGCCGAAATCCAATCAAGGATAG
- a CDS encoding DUF1841 family protein, protein MFNPTRDEARNFLFESWRKRRAGELLTPLEDLTAQLIDKHPEYHALFDDPERNQGKDYAPDGNVVNPFLHLMMHLTIEEQISIGQPQGIREQFARLTRKYASEHEAQHAIMDCLGEMIWQAQRNKTTPDATVYLSCLEKQ, encoded by the coding sequence ATGTTCAACCCGACCCGCGATGAAGCAAGAAATTTCCTGTTCGAATCCTGGCGCAAGCGGCGTGCTGGCGAGCTGCTGACTCCGCTCGAGGACCTCACTGCCCAGCTCATCGACAAGCACCCGGAATACCACGCCCTGTTCGACGATCCCGAGCGCAATCAAGGCAAGGACTATGCACCGGACGGCAATGTGGTCAACCCATTCCTGCACCTGATGATGCACCTCACCATAGAAGAGCAGATTTCCATCGGGCAGCCGCAGGGCATCCGCGAGCAGTTCGCGCGCCTGACCCGGAAATACGCATCCGAGCATGAGGCACAGCATGCGATCATGGATTGCCTAGGAGAGATGATCTGGCAAGCACAGCGCAACAAGACCACGCCGGATGCAACTGTATACCTGTCCTGTCTGGAGAAACAGTGA
- the nth gene encoding endonuclease III — protein MNAAKRREIFLRLQAANPHPTTELEYRTPFELLVAVVLSAQATDVSVNAATRQLYPVANTPQALLQLGEEKLRGYIQRIGLYKTKARHVIQLCRILLEQHGGEVPQTREALEALPGVGRKTANVILNTAFGQPTIAVDTHIFRVSNRIGLAPGKDVTEVEKKLLKFVPDEFKHDAHHWLILHGRYVCQARKPKCGQCIIESLCEYKEKVFE, from the coding sequence ATGAACGCCGCCAAACGACGCGAGATATTCCTGCGCCTGCAGGCGGCCAATCCCCACCCGACCACCGAACTGGAATACCGCACGCCGTTCGAACTGCTGGTCGCGGTGGTGTTGTCCGCACAAGCCACCGATGTGAGCGTGAATGCCGCCACCCGCCAGCTTTATCCGGTGGCCAACACGCCGCAGGCGCTGCTGCAGCTCGGCGAAGAGAAGCTCCGCGGCTACATCCAGCGCATCGGCCTGTACAAGACCAAGGCCAGGCATGTGATCCAGCTGTGCCGCATCCTGCTGGAACAGCACGGCGGCGAGGTGCCGCAGACGCGCGAAGCACTGGAGGCCCTGCCCGGCGTGGGACGCAAGACCGCCAACGTGATCCTCAACACCGCCTTCGGGCAACCGACCATCGCGGTCGATACCCACATCTTCCGGGTCAGCAACCGCATCGGTCTCGCGCCCGGCAAGGACGTGACGGAAGTCGAGAAGAAGCTGCTGAAGTTCGTGCCGGATGAGTTCAAGCACGATGCCCACCATTGGCTGATCCTGCACGGGCGCTACGTTTGCCAGGCACGCAAGCCGAAATGCGGCCAATGCATCATCGAAAGCCTCTGCGAATACAAGGAAAAGGTTTTTGAGTAA